The DNA region GATCGGCTCGGGGTTGAACGCGGCGTGGCCGCCGGCCAGCACGATCGGGTCGTCGACGGTGCGGTCCCGGGCCTCCAGCGGGATGCCCGCGAGATCCAGGGCGGTGAGCATGTTGGTGTAGCCGAGCTCGGTGGAGAAGCTCAGCCCGAAGACGTCGAACGCCTTGACCGGGCGGTGGCTGTCCACGGTGAACTGCGGGACCTTGTGCTCGCGCATCAGCTCCTCGAGGTCCGGCCACACGCTGTAGGTGCGCTCGGCGAGGACGCCCTGGCGCTCGTTGAGCACCTCGTAGAGGATCATGACGCCCTGGTTGGGGAGCCCGACCTCGTACGCGTCCGGGTACATCAGTGCCCAGCGGACGTCGCATTCGTCCCACGGCTTGACGGTGGAGTTCAGTTCACCGCCGACGTACTGGATGGGCTTCTGCACATGCGGGAGCAGAGCTTCGAGCTGTGGGAAGACCGAATCGACAGACATCGCGAACTTTCGAGAGCCGGCAAGGGTGACCATCAAGCGTACCCCGATGCTCAGTCTCCCAGCGCCGCCCGGAGCTCCGCCCGCGACGCCCGCTCCCACACCTGGGGCAGCTCCCGTTCCCGGTCGGCGGCGGTCGCCTCCTCCCGCCCGTGGAGCAGTCCCCAGGTGAAGGCCGACTCCCCCGCCGCGTGCGCCTGGACGGCCAGGGTGCGCAGGGCCTCGCGGGTCACCACGCTGTCCTGGTGATCGCCGAGGAGGCTCTGCACGGCCTTCATCCGTTTGGCGAACCGCTTGGCGGGCTTGCCGAGCGCGGGGCGGGCCGCCTCCGCCGCGTACCGGGCACGTTTGGCGGCCTTGCGGGCCTCGTGCATGGCCAGGTCCCGGTCGTGGCCGGGCGGGAGCTCCAGGGCATGGCCGACCCGGGCCGCGAGGCGCCCGTACTCCTTCAGCACGGCGCGGGGCAGCGCCCGCCCGGGGGCACGGGACGCGCCGGGCAGCAGGGGCGGGTCGGCGAGCAGGGTGTCGAGGCTCTCCAGGAGGGCCAGATACCGCTTCCCGTCGAGCACCGCGACAGTGCGGCGGCGGGAGCCGTTCCGCCGGGCCACCGACCAGATCCGGAGCCGTCCGCGGACCGGGCCGAGGACCAGGGTGCGGGGCAGTTCGGCGAGGCGGGCGCGGAGCCGGGCGTCGAGCACCTCCTGGTCTCGGTCGATGCCGAGCTCGGCGGCCAGCCATTTCAGCTCGTCGCCGACCGGGTCGGTGACGCCGCGGTCGAGGATCTTCCGGTACGTCCGCAGTGCGCTGCGCAGCCTTCGGGTGGCGACCCGCATCTGGTGCACGGAGTCGGGGAGGTCGCGGCGCACCGCGGGGTCGAGGGCGACGATCGCCTCGGTCTGGTGACGGATGTACGCGAGGACGTGGTCGCCCGCGGTGGGCCGCCGGGGCTTACCGTCGGGGCGCTTCTTCCGCTTCGGCGCGGTCTCGGCAAGCGCCCTGGCCAGCTTGGACGGGGACGCGGACGGGCGGACCCCGGCCTTGCGCAGCCGGCGCTCCACGGCGTCGAGGAAGGCGGGGTCGCCGTCGTCGGCGAGCTCGGCCTCGATCTCGGTCCAGACGGCCGTGCCGTCGCCGCCGGTCAGCCGTTCGGCCCGCACCTGGTCGACGCTGACCTCGGCGAGCAGGGCGCCCTCGGCGTCGAGGAGGTGGTGGACGTCGCGGGCGGAGACCAGCCGGACGACGGGAACGAGCCCGCGGTCACGGACCCGGGAGCGCAGCAGCCCCGCGAAGGAGCGCGGCAGGGTGTCGGAGAGCGGTTCCCGCAGCTCGTCCCGGATGCCGGAGGCGACCGGGAACTTCAGGTGCCAGCCGGCGTCGCTCCCGCCGGTGCGGCGGCGCAGGGTGAGGGAGTCCGCCGCGAGCCGGAGGTCCTCGGTGTCGTAGTAGACGGCGTCCAGTTCGCTGACGCCCCGGTGGGCGACGGCCGAGACCCCGGCCACCCGGCTCAGGTCCGGGAGCCGGGTCTCCGCGGTGGCTTCGTACTTCCGCTCGATCTCACGCTTCGAGTCCGCCATGAACCGAATCTAGACGTGTTGTACGCGAATGGGCAGTGCTCCCGCACCGGCTCAGGCGCTTATCGGCCGTTGCACCCTGATCGACTGGAGCAGCCCGACGGCCACCCAGACGGCGAACATCGAGGAACCTCCGTACGACACGAACGGCAGCGGGAGCCCGGCGACCGGCATGATGCCGAGCGTCATCCCGATGTTCTCGAAGGCCTGGAAGGCGAACCAGGCGATGATTCCGGCGGCGACGACCGTGCCGTACAGCTCGGTCGTCTCGCGGGCGATCCGGCAGGCGCGCCACAGGACGACGCCGAGCAGGACGAGGATCAGCCCGGCGCCGAGGAAGCCGAGCTCCTCGCCCGCGACGGTGAAGACGAAGTCGGTCTGCTGCTCGGGGACGAACTGGCCGGTGGTCTGGGTGCCGTGGAAGAGCCCCGTTCCGGAGAGGCCGCCGGAGCCGATCGCGATGCGGGCCTGGTTGGTGTTGTAGCCAACGCCCGCCGGGTCGAGCGCGGGGTTGGCGAAGGCTGCGAAGCGGGCGATCTGGTACTCGTCGAGCAGACCGAGCTGCCAGATCGCGATCGCGCCGGCCACGCCCGCGCCGAGCAGGCCGGCGATCCAGCGGTTCGACGCGCCGGAGGCGAGGAGCACGCCGAGCACGATGACGACCATGACCATCACGGAGCCGAGGTCCGGCATTCCCATGACGACGGCCATCGGGACGGCCGCCAGACCGAGGGCCTTGGCGACGGTCCGGTGGTCGGGATGGAGCTGGTCGCCCGCGTCGACGCGCTCGGCGAGCAGCATCGCCATGATCAGGATGATGGTGATCTTGGTGAACTCGGACGGCTGGAGCGAGAAGCCGCCGCCGATGATGATCCAGGCGTGAGCGCCGTTGACGGTGGCGCCGAGCGGGGTGAGCACCGCCAGCACGAGGAGCACCGAGAGGCCGTAGAGGATCGGGACGGCGCCGCGCAGGGTGCGGTGGCCGAGCCAGATCGTGCCGACCATCAGGGCGAAGCCGATGCCGGTGTTGAGGACGTGCCGGAAGAGGAAGTAGTACGGGTCGCCGTGGGTGAGCGAGTCGCGTCCCCGGGTCGCCGAGTAGACCAGCAGCGAGCCGATGAGGGAGAGCGCGAGCGCGGACCCGAGCAGCGGCCAGTCGAGTTTGCGTACGAGGGAGTCGCGGGCGGTGAGTTTGCCCCAGGCGGACCGCTCGGGGGCGTACCGCTGGACGGAGAAGCCGGCCATCAGTCGCGCCTCCCCAGGATCGCGGCGAGGGTCTGTTCCTCCGGGGTCTTCTGCGAGTCCGGGTTGTAGGGCTTGATCTCCGGGGCGTCGATCGAGCCGTCCTGCTGGATCTTCGGCAGGGACTTCTGCGGGGTGGGCAGCAGCGCCTTCTTCAGGTCCTGCTTGCCGGAGTCGTCGAGACCGTAGAGGGCGTCGTAAATGTTGCGCACGGCGGGCCCGGACGCACCGGAGCCCGTACCGCCCTGGGAGATCGTCATGACGATCGAGTAGTCCTTGGTGTACGTGGCGAACCAGGAGGTCGTCTGCTTGCCGTAGACCTCGGCCGTACCCGTCTTGGCGTGCATCGGGATCTTGTCCTGCGGCCAGCCGCCGAATCGCCAGGCGGCCGAACCACGGGTCGCGACTCCCGCGAGGGCACCGTCTATCTCGTTGCGGGTCTTGCGCGTGAAGGGCAGCTTGCCGTGCGACTTGGGCTTGATCTCCTGGACGGTCTTGCCGTCGCCGCTGACGACCGCCTTGCCGACGGTGGGGTCGTAGAGCGTGCCGCCGTTGGAGATCGCGGCGTAGATGGTGGCCATCTGGATCGGGGTGACCAGCGTGTCGCCCTGGCCGATCGAGTAGTTGACGGAGTCACCGGCGCGCATCTTGTTGCCTTCGAGGCAGTTCTCGTACGCGATCTGCTCGACGTACGTGCCGCCCTTCTTGCCCTGCTTGCACCAGGCGTCCTTGTTCGCCTTGTAGAAGTCCTGCTTCCACTTGCGGTCGGGGACCCGGCCGCTGACCTCGTTGGGGAGGTCGATACCGGTCTCCTTGCCGAGGCCGAACTGGTGGGCGGTCTTGTAGAACCAGTCCTTGGCGTTCTTCTTGGGGTTCATACCGCCGTCCTTCAGCCACTCCTTGTGCGCGATGCCGTAGTACACGGTGTCGCAGGAGACTTCGAGGGCCCGGCCGATGGTGATGGAGCCGTAGCCCT from Streptomyces sp. NBC_01591 includes:
- a CDS encoding CYTH and CHAD domain-containing protein; this encodes MADSKREIERKYEATAETRLPDLSRVAGVSAVAHRGVSELDAVYYDTEDLRLAADSLTLRRRTGGSDAGWHLKFPVASGIRDELREPLSDTLPRSFAGLLRSRVRDRGLVPVVRLVSARDVHHLLDAEGALLAEVSVDQVRAERLTGGDGTAVWTEIEAELADDGDPAFLDAVERRLRKAGVRPSASPSKLARALAETAPKRKKRPDGKPRRPTAGDHVLAYIRHQTEAIVALDPAVRRDLPDSVHQMRVATRRLRSALRTYRKILDRGVTDPVGDELKWLAAELGIDRDQEVLDARLRARLAELPRTLVLGPVRGRLRIWSVARRNGSRRRTVAVLDGKRYLALLESLDTLLADPPLLPGASRAPGRALPRAVLKEYGRLAARVGHALELPPGHDRDLAMHEARKAAKRARYAAEAARPALGKPAKRFAKRMKAVQSLLGDHQDSVVTREALRTLAVQAHAAGESAFTWGLLHGREEATAADRERELPQVWERASRAELRAALGD
- the rodA gene encoding rod shape-determining protein RodA, with protein sequence MAGFSVQRYAPERSAWGKLTARDSLVRKLDWPLLGSALALSLIGSLLVYSATRGRDSLTHGDPYYFLFRHVLNTGIGFALMVGTIWLGHRTLRGAVPILYGLSVLLVLAVLTPLGATVNGAHAWIIIGGGFSLQPSEFTKITIILIMAMLLAERVDAGDQLHPDHRTVAKALGLAAVPMAVVMGMPDLGSVMVMVVIVLGVLLASGASNRWIAGLLGAGVAGAIAIWQLGLLDEYQIARFAAFANPALDPAGVGYNTNQARIAIGSGGLSGTGLFHGTQTTGQFVPEQQTDFVFTVAGEELGFLGAGLILVLLGVVLWRACRIARETTELYGTVVAAGIIAWFAFQAFENIGMTLGIMPVAGLPLPFVSYGGSSMFAVWVAVGLLQSIRVQRPISA